The proteins below are encoded in one region of Rhizobacter sp.:
- a CDS encoding NAD(P)H-dependent oxidoreductase, translating to MGKRILILQGHPDAHARHFCHALAEAYAQGARAAGHTVETCEIAQLDFPLLRSKADWDDGQTPESLKPVQEAILRAEHLVFVFPLWLGGMPALLKGFLEQVARPGFALSKMDGQGFPKKLLAGRSARLVVTMGMPALAYRFVFRAHSLKALERNILGFVGIAPIHETLIGMIEGDAKHRERWLVKLGRLGARGD from the coding sequence ATGGGCAAACGAATCCTCATCCTCCAAGGCCACCCCGACGCGCATGCGCGCCACTTCTGCCACGCGCTCGCCGAGGCCTATGCCCAGGGCGCCCGCGCCGCGGGCCACACCGTCGAGACCTGCGAGATCGCGCAGCTCGACTTCCCCCTCCTGCGCAGCAAGGCCGACTGGGACGACGGCCAAACGCCCGAGAGCCTGAAGCCGGTGCAGGAGGCGATCTTGCGGGCCGAGCACCTGGTGTTCGTGTTTCCGCTGTGGCTGGGCGGCATGCCGGCATTGCTGAAAGGTTTTCTCGAGCAAGTGGCGCGCCCGGGGTTTGCGCTCTCGAAGATGGACGGCCAGGGCTTCCCGAAGAAGCTGCTGGCCGGCCGCTCGGCACGGCTCGTGGTGACGATGGGCATGCCAGCGCTGGCGTACCGTTTCGTCTTCCGGGCGCACAGCCTCAAGGCGCTGGAGAGAAACATCCTCGGGTTCGTGGGCATTGCACCGATCCACGAAACGCTGATCGGCATGATCGAAGGCGACGCGAAGCATCGCGAACGCTGGCTGGTGAAGCTCGGGCGGCTGGGCGCCCGGGGTGACTGA
- a CDS encoding ATP-dependent DNA helicase RecQ has translation MAARKQEPSPARRLARTLKSVFGLTQLREGQQAVIERVLAGQHTLAVMPTGAGKSLCYQLPALLIDGRTVVVSPLIALMKDQCDKLVQQGVAAVQVNSALDGAESREALAAVADGSARIVFTTPEQLAQPTFREQLQQHPIGLLVVDEAHCISQWGHDFRPAFLEIADAAKALGRPPLLALTATATEQVTRDICQQLGIPAAGVVNTGAYRPNLRYAVELVTDDTHKLERLQALVAGLEGTGIVYCATVKAAEAVYEALLLARESVSLYHGKLKADERRAAQDAFMDGQTRVMVATNAFGLGIDKPDTRFVLHWQMPSGLDAYYQESGRAGRDGLPATCTLLFLQRDKAVQQFFMAGRYPGLDELDALYAALLREPDQTLAQLGERLDIPRTKLQVAVSLLRRLRIVGADAAGHLRLLKDTLDSKTLHRLAGEYQARREADRAKLEQMVAYAQTGHCRWRVLLEHLEGEALREDCGTCDSCVRLAQHQAGLHRESAPA, from the coding sequence GTGGCGGCCCGCAAACAGGAGCCTTCACCGGCGCGGCGGCTAGCGCGCACCTTGAAGTCGGTGTTCGGCCTCACGCAACTGCGCGAGGGCCAGCAGGCGGTGATCGAGCGCGTGCTCGCCGGCCAGCACACCCTGGCCGTCATGCCCACCGGCGCCGGCAAGTCTCTGTGCTACCAGCTGCCGGCGCTGCTGATCGACGGGCGCACCGTCGTCGTGTCGCCGCTCATCGCGCTGATGAAAGACCAGTGCGACAAGCTCGTGCAGCAGGGCGTGGCGGCCGTGCAGGTCAACAGCGCACTCGACGGCGCCGAGAGCCGCGAGGCCCTGGCCGCCGTGGCCGACGGTTCGGCGCGCATCGTCTTCACCACACCCGAGCAGCTGGCGCAGCCGACCTTCCGCGAGCAGCTCCAGCAGCACCCGATCGGCCTGCTGGTCGTCGACGAAGCCCACTGCATCTCGCAGTGGGGCCACGACTTCCGCCCGGCCTTTCTCGAGATCGCCGACGCGGCGAAGGCGCTCGGCCGCCCGCCGCTGCTCGCGCTCACGGCCACGGCCACCGAGCAGGTCACGCGAGACATCTGCCAGCAGCTGGGCATCCCGGCGGCGGGGGTGGTCAACACCGGTGCCTACCGGCCCAACCTCCGTTATGCCGTCGAGCTCGTCACCGACGACACCCACAAGCTCGAGCGGCTGCAGGCGCTCGTGGCTGGCCTGGAAGGGACGGGCATCGTCTACTGCGCCACCGTCAAGGCGGCCGAGGCCGTCTACGAGGCGCTGCTGCTCGCACGCGAGTCGGTGTCGCTGTACCACGGCAAGCTCAAGGCCGACGAGCGCCGCGCCGCGCAAGACGCCTTCATGGATGGCCAGACGCGGGTGATGGTCGCCACCAATGCCTTCGGCCTCGGCATCGACAAGCCCGACACCCGCTTCGTGCTGCACTGGCAGATGCCCTCGGGGCTCGACGCCTACTACCAGGAGTCGGGCCGCGCCGGCCGCGACGGCCTGCCCGCCACCTGCACCCTGCTCTTCCTCCAGCGCGACAAGGCTGTGCAGCAGTTCTTCATGGCCGGCCGCTACCCCGGGTTGGACGAGCTCGACGCGCTCTACGCCGCGCTCTTGCGCGAACCCGACCAGACGCTCGCGCAGCTGGGCGAGCGCCTCGACATCCCGCGCACCAAGCTGCAGGTGGCGGTGAGCCTGCTGCGGCGCTTGCGCATCGTCGGCGCCGATGCCGCTGGCCACCTGCGCCTGCTGAAGGACACGCTGGACAGCAAGACACTGCACCGACTTGCCGGCGAATACCAGGCCCGGCGCGAAGCCGACCGGGCGAAGCTGGAGCAGATGGTGGCCTACGCGCAGACCGGCCACTGCCGGTGGCGCGTGCTGCTGGAGCACCTGGAAGGCGAGGCGCTGCGCGAAGACTGTGGCACCTGCGACAGCTGCGTTCGCCTGGCGCAGCACCAGGCAGGCCTGCACCGGGAATCAGCGCCGGCCTGA
- the glgA gene encoding glycogen synthase GlgA, which yields MSASAALKVLFVTPECAPWVKTGGLGDVSAALPAALAELGHDVRVLMPAYRSLAQLAQQGSQRLPLPAEGVWPACELVRVQASGFSLWLLDCPALFGLPGGPYGDETGVDYASNAERFGLLSHVAARIASGASPWADWRADVLHANDWPTGLAAAYLSRMPAPHARSLFTIHNLAFQGNFPPDRQAVLDLPDAWMQVEGEGLLHWDRISMMKAALRHADVITTVSPTYAREIQEEALGFGMDGMLRARSASLHGILNGIDTRVWNPVSDPLIPVRYGAGCLDDKAGNKRALQTELGFSVKSRTPLFGVVSRLTDQKGIDLILDNLMWLLKQGAQLVVLGSGEPRYEQRLKELAAEFPASVAVRTGFNERLAHTIEAGVDVFLMPSRFEPCGLNQMYSQAYGTLPVVRATGGLADSVRDASGPDGTGFVFQDDSAEALRETLVRVLRLYQQPGLWRSLQQRAMAQPFGWPQSAQRYVALYRDGSASGRR from the coding sequence ATGAGCGCCAGTGCCGCGCTGAAGGTCCTCTTCGTCACCCCTGAATGCGCTCCGTGGGTCAAGACCGGCGGCCTCGGTGACGTGAGCGCGGCGCTGCCCGCCGCGCTCGCTGAACTCGGCCACGACGTGCGCGTGCTGATGCCGGCCTACCGCTCGCTGGCGCAACTGGCGCAGCAAGGCTCGCAGCGCCTGCCGCTGCCGGCCGAAGGCGTGTGGCCCGCCTGCGAGCTGGTGCGGGTGCAGGCCTCGGGCTTCAGCCTCTGGCTGCTCGACTGCCCGGCGCTCTTCGGCCTGCCCGGCGGGCCCTATGGCGACGAGACGGGTGTGGACTATGCGAGCAATGCCGAGCGTTTCGGCCTCTTGAGCCACGTGGCGGCGCGCATCGCGTCGGGCGCCTCTCCCTGGGCCGACTGGCGCGCCGACGTGCTGCACGCCAACGACTGGCCCACCGGCCTCGCCGCCGCCTACCTGAGCCGCATGCCCGCGCCGCACGCGCGCAGCCTCTTCACGATTCACAACCTCGCGTTCCAGGGCAATTTCCCGCCCGACCGCCAGGCCGTGCTCGACCTGCCCGATGCGTGGATGCAGGTCGAAGGCGAAGGCCTGCTGCACTGGGACCGCATCTCGATGATGAAGGCCGCGCTGCGCCACGCCGACGTCATCACCACCGTGAGCCCGACCTACGCCCGCGAGATTCAAGAGGAGGCGCTCGGCTTCGGCATGGACGGCATGCTGCGCGCCCGCAGCGCCAGCCTGCACGGCATCCTGAACGGCATCGACACCCGGGTCTGGAACCCGGTGAGCGACCCGCTGATCCCGGTGCGCTACGGGGCTGGCTGTCTCGACGACAAGGCCGGCAACAAGCGAGCGCTGCAGACCGAGCTCGGGTTCTCGGTGAAATCACGCACGCCGCTCTTCGGCGTGGTGAGCCGGCTGACCGACCAGAAGGGCATCGACCTCATCCTCGACAACCTGATGTGGCTGCTCAAGCAGGGCGCGCAACTGGTGGTGCTCGGCAGCGGCGAGCCGCGCTACGAGCAGCGGCTCAAGGAGCTGGCGGCCGAGTTCCCGGCCAGCGTGGCGGTGCGCACCGGTTTCAACGAGCGCCTGGCCCACACCATCGAGGCGGGCGTCGATGTCTTTCTGATGCCATCGCGCTTCGAGCCCTGCGGGCTCAACCAGATGTACAGCCAGGCCTACGGCACGCTGCCGGTGGTGCGCGCCACGGGCGGCCTCGCCGACTCGGTGCGCGATGCGTCGGGGCCCGATGGCACCGGCTTCGTCTTCCAGGACGACAGCGCCGAAGCCCTGCGCGAGACGCTCGTGCGCGTGCTGCGCCTCTACCAGCAGCCCGGCCTCTGGCGGAGCCTGCAGCAGCGCGCGATGGCCCAGCCTTTCGGCTGGCCGCAAAGTGCACAGCGCTACGTGGCGCTGTACCGCGACGGCTCGGCTTCAGGCCGGCGCTGA
- a CDS encoding glucose-1-phosphate adenylyltransferase, translating to MNKSADSVLAFVMAGGEGTRLHDLTAHRCKPAVPFNGKHRIVDFVLSNLVNSEIYSIYLLVQYKSQALIEHVRQSWQLARFLPDHFITVVPPQMRNGPEWFQGTADSVYQNLHLMETFKPDIVAVFGADHIYRMDVRQMIAHHKANNADVTVATLPVLREQSPSFGIVETDDHLRITDFQEKPQTCRPMPGSTTHALASMGNYIFNADVLMKELQTAHEKGESDFGKHILPRLMKTHKLMAYDFATNVVPGTADFEEPAYWRDVGTIDAYFAAHLDTLGATPRFRMTNPEWPIYASADQSESAKIECGVIRRSVLGSGCVVNDAHLDHAMLRRAVTVQPDAVLDHCIVMDRNVIGRGAKLRNAIVDLDNFIPPGESIGYDLARDRQRFHVSDNGIVVVPRGHFPAPRA from the coding sequence ATGAATAAATCCGCCGACAGCGTGCTGGCCTTCGTGATGGCGGGGGGCGAGGGCACGCGGCTGCATGACTTGACGGCCCACCGCTGCAAGCCCGCCGTGCCTTTCAACGGCAAGCACCGCATCGTCGATTTCGTGTTGAGCAATCTGGTCAACAGCGAGATCTACTCGATCTACCTGCTGGTGCAGTACAAGTCGCAGGCGCTGATCGAGCACGTGCGGCAAAGCTGGCAACTGGCGCGCTTTCTTCCCGACCACTTCATCACCGTGGTGCCGCCGCAGATGCGCAACGGGCCCGAGTGGTTCCAGGGCACGGCCGATTCGGTCTACCAGAACCTCCACCTGATGGAGACCTTCAAGCCCGACATCGTGGCCGTGTTCGGCGCCGACCACATCTACCGCATGGACGTGCGGCAGATGATCGCCCACCACAAGGCGAACAACGCCGACGTGACCGTGGCCACGCTGCCGGTGCTGCGCGAGCAGAGCCCGAGCTTCGGCATCGTCGAGACCGACGACCACCTGCGCATCACCGACTTCCAGGAAAAGCCGCAGACCTGCCGCCCCATGCCCGGCAGCACGACCCACGCGCTCGCCTCGATGGGCAATTACATCTTCAACGCCGACGTGCTGATGAAGGAACTGCAGACCGCGCACGAGAAGGGCGAGAGCGACTTCGGCAAGCACATCCTCCCGCGCCTGATGAAGACGCACAAGCTGATGGCCTACGACTTCGCCACCAACGTCGTGCCCGGCACCGCCGACTTCGAGGAGCCCGCCTACTGGCGCGACGTGGGCACCATCGACGCCTACTTCGCCGCCCACCTCGACACGCTGGGCGCCACGCCGCGCTTTCGCATGACCAACCCGGAATGGCCGATCTACGCGAGCGCCGACCAGTCGGAGTCGGCCAAGATCGAATGCGGTGTGATCCGCCGCTCGGTGCTCGGCTCGGGCTGCGTGGTGAACGACGCCCACCTCGACCACGCGATGCTGCGCCGCGCGGTGACGGTGCAGCCCGATGCCGTGCTCGACCACTGCATCGTGATGGACCGCAACGTGATCGGTCGCGGCGCCAAGCTGCGCAACGCGATCGTCGACCTCGACAACTTCATCCCGCCCGGCGAGAGCATCGGCTACGACCTGGCGCGTGACCGCCAGCGTTTCCACGTGAGCGACAACGGCATCGTCGTCGTGCCGCGTGGCCACTTCCCCGCGCCGCGTGCATGA
- a CDS encoding glycoside hydrolase has protein sequence MSNHHDTALLARTFSHHGTDHATTLVDECSARSLQLLRDNLTPQGILAASRTEAAEARSYTRIFGRDAAICVLAMAGTGDEALETGAVASIESLALLQAPNGQIPKYVDPEGLDADFWYLGCIDATLWWLIAIDHLRRESRIAGLDQRWGPQIDRALHWLLAQEHQRFFLLQQNEASDWADIMPRSGFVLYTNALWYRVKLLYELPNLEQTHYHFNHLFHPFKKDLPEYRRGRLLGHYARRGLRDPGLYLSFVNLSFAGEEGDVFGNLLAVLYGLADESMAREIIQTFTEARASEPYPIRVVTHPITPDDELWRQYMNRHQQNQPHQYHNGGIWPFVGGFWAMALAQLGKRDAARHELSKLAQVCALDDWRFTEWFHGRTLMPMGMAGQSWNAATFLMAQKALA, from the coding sequence ATGAGCAACCACCACGACACTGCGCTGTTGGCCCGCACCTTCTCACACCACGGCACCGACCACGCCACCACGCTCGTCGACGAGTGCAGCGCGCGGTCGCTGCAACTGCTGCGCGACAACCTCACGCCGCAAGGCATCCTCGCCGCCAGCCGCACCGAAGCGGCCGAGGCCCGCAGCTACACCCGCATCTTCGGCCGCGATGCCGCCATCTGCGTGCTGGCGATGGCCGGCACCGGCGACGAGGCCCTGGAGACCGGCGCCGTGGCCAGCATCGAATCGCTCGCGCTGCTGCAGGCGCCGAACGGCCAGATCCCGAAATACGTCGACCCGGAAGGGCTCGACGCCGATTTCTGGTACCTCGGCTGCATCGACGCCACGCTGTGGTGGCTGATCGCCATCGACCACCTGCGCCGCGAGAGCCGCATCGCCGGGCTCGACCAGCGCTGGGGCCCGCAGATCGACCGGGCCCTGCACTGGCTGCTCGCCCAGGAGCACCAGCGCTTCTTCCTTTTGCAGCAAAACGAGGCCAGCGACTGGGCCGACATCATGCCCCGCTCGGGCTTCGTGCTCTACACCAATGCGCTCTGGTACCGGGTGAAGCTGCTGTACGAGCTGCCCAACCTGGAGCAGACGCACTACCACTTCAACCACCTGTTCCACCCCTTCAAGAAAGACCTGCCCGAGTACCGCCGCGGCCGGCTGCTCGGCCACTACGCGCGGCGAGGCCTGCGCGACCCGGGGCTCTACCTGAGCTTCGTGAACCTCTCGTTCGCGGGTGAGGAGGGCGATGTCTTCGGCAACCTGCTGGCCGTGCTCTACGGCCTGGCCGACGAGTCGATGGCGCGCGAGATCATCCAGACCTTCACCGAGGCACGCGCCTCGGAGCCGTACCCGATCCGCGTAGTCACGCACCCGATCACCCCCGACGACGAGCTGTGGCGCCAGTACATGAACCGCCATCAGCAGAACCAGCCGCACCAGTACCACAACGGCGGCATCTGGCCCTTCGTGGGCGGCTTCTGGGCGATGGCGCTGGCGCAGCTGGGCAAGCGAGACGCCGCCCGGCATGAGTTGAGCAAGCTGGCCCAGGTCTGCGCGCTCGACGACTGGCGTTTCACCGAGTGGTTCCACGGCCGCACGCTGATGCCGATGGGCATGGCGGGGCAGAGCTGGAACGCGGCAACGTTTCTCATGGCGCAAAAAGCGCTTGCCTGA